The genomic DNA TTCAGAATCACCCGGATTATTTCAAGGTGCCGCTCACGGATTATGCGACCGCCCTGCAACTTTATCTGCGCGGAAACACAGAAGATGCCCTCCAGCAGTGTCAACGAACACTTGAGGTCTACCCACAAGCCACTATTGTCGACGATATATGGCTGCTTATGGGTAATATCTACCGCGAAGCAGGTAGAGATGACGAGGCGATCAATGCGTACCAGCAGATAGTTGTACAGGAAAGTTCTATCGCCGCGGAAGCATTGGTGAACATCGCTGAAATTTATCGACAGAAATCTGATTTTGATAACGCTGTCACTACCTATACAACTATCATCACCGATTATCCTGAGAATGTTATCGTTGTCCATGCGCGGCAACAACTTGATGAACTCGCGAAAACACAGCAGAAGAGATAAAAGACACATCAATCTGAATCTCGGATTACGCGGGTTTTTGGAGAATTTTCTATCAAGTGTTTGGATAAATCGGAGTTAGAAACCCCTCCTACAAGAGAAATTGAAATACAACATCAACTTGTGATAAAATTATTCAAAGAATTATCTACAAACTAAAGGAGATAGCAGATGTCCGACCCTGCTCATAATTTGTTTAATACACACCGAGTTCTTGAAAGCGAAGGGCTTACGTGTAACTATTATTCGCTTCCTGCCTTAGCGGAAGCAAACATCGGATCGATTGAGACTTTGCCTGTCAGCCTCCGCATCTTACTTGAATCACTACTACGCAATTACGACGGACACCAAATTACAGAAGAAGATATTGTGAATTTGGCGAGTTGGGATGCGCGTTCACCGAAAGCAGCGGAAATACCGTTCAAACCGGCACGCGTGGTCGCACAGGACTTCACGGGTGTGCCACTTGTCGTTGATATTGCGGCGATGCGTTCTGCTGTTGCGGAACTTGGTGGTGATGCAAGCATGATAGAACCGCTCGTCCCTGTCGATTTAGTCATTGACCATTCTATCCAAGTTGATGCGTATGGTTCAGAGAGCGCATTTCAATTCAATACGCAACGGGAATTTGAACGGAATAAGGAACGTTATGAATTCCTGAAATGGGGACAGCAGGCGTTTGAGAAGTTCAATATCATTCCACCCTCTATCGGCATTGTCCATCAAGTGAATTTGGAATATCTCGCGAAAGTGGTTATGACAGAGGATGCCCTGGCGTATCCTGATACTGTCGTCGGTACGGATTCGCATACCACAATGATTAACGGCTTGGGTATCGTCGGGTGGGGTGTCGGCGGTATTGAAGCAGAAGCGGCGATGTTAGGTCAACCTGTTTATATCTTGACCCCAGAAGTACTCGGTGTTCACCTCAAGGGCGAACTGCAAGAGGGTGTTACCGCCACAGATCTGGTCTTGACTGTGACGCAACGCCTCAGAGCTGCTGCAGTTGTCGGCAAATTCGTTGAGTTCTTTGGCGAAGGCGTAGAAGCACTCTCGCTACCTGACCGTGCGACGATCTCCAATATGTGTCCTGAATACGGGGCGACGATCGGATTCTTCCCACCCGATGCCGAGACAATGCGATACCTGCGTCTCACAGGACGGGATGAAACACACGTTAGCACGGTAGAGGCGTATCTTAAGGCGCAAGGGATATTTGGTATCCCACGCCTTGGAGAAGTCGAGTATTCGGATGTGTTTGAAGTTGATCTGAGCGACATCGAACCGAGTATCGCTGGACCGAAGCGACCGCAAGACCGCATCGCGTTGTCGGATGTCAAACAGACTTTCAATGAACTCCTCACACGCCCTGTAGCGGACGATGGGTTTGGCGTGACAGAAAACACAGGCGGTAGCAATGGTATAACCCACGGCTCTGTTGTTATTTCGGCAATTACAAGCTGCACAAACACAAGTAACCCTTCTGTGATGATTGGTGCGGGATTGCTCGCCAAGAAAGCGATAGAAAAAGGGCTGTGTGTTCCCGATTACGTCAAAACAAGCTTAGCCCCTGGTTCCCGTGTCGTAACGGAATACCTACAAAATACAGGGTTGTTGCCCTATCTTGAAGCACTCGGTTATAACGTCGTAGGCTATGGATGCACAACCTGCATCGGGAACAGTGGACCGCTCAACGATGTGGTTCAAGACGCAATAGATGAGGGGAATCTCGTCACTGCCAGTGTTTTGAGTGGCAACAGAAACTTTGAAGCGCGTGTACATCCAGAGATAAAAGCGAATTTCCTGATGTCGCCGCCACTTGTTGTCGCCTACGGGATCGCAGGTCGGATTGACATCGATCTCGCCACGGAACCGCTTGGACATAACAATGCTGGCGAAGCCGTCTATCTGCGGGACATTTGGCCCACCCGTCAAGAGATTGCCGAAATGATTGGTGCAGCCGTTGATCGCCGCACGTTCAAAGAGATGTACGAAGCGATTGGCAACCAAGCACCGGAATGGGAAGAGCTTGCGGGTGCGACAGGCGTTCTCTATCCATGGAACGAGCGAAGCACTTATGTCCAGCATCCACCCTTCTTTGAAGGTTTCGCGCGCGAGCCTGCGCCTATCTCAGATGTTGTGAACGCACGGATCCTTGGTATCTTCGGAGATTCTGTCACTACCGACCATATCTCACCCGCAGGGGCAATCGCTGCGGCAAGTCCGACAGGAGAATATCTCCAAGAACGCGGTGTTGAGATACGAGATTTCAATACCTACGGTTCCCGACGCGGTAACGACCGCGTGATGAGCCGCGGGACATTTGCCAACCGCCGTGTGCGTAACCTGATGACACCGGATATAGAAGGTGGATTCACAGTTCAGTATCCAGAAGAGACGCAGACAACAATTTACGAAGCGGCACTCCACTACCAAGAAAACAGTATTCCAACGGTTCTCTTCGCCGGACAAGACTATGGCATGGGCAGTTCCCGCGACTGGGCGGCGAAGGGTCCCAAACTTTTGGGTGTCAAAGCGGTTGTTGTGGAGAGTTATGAACGTATTCATCGTAGTAATCTCATCGGTATGGGTATTATACCGTTGCAGTTTAAAGCTGGTGA from Candidatus Poribacteria bacterium includes the following:
- the acnA gene encoding aconitate hydratase AcnA, with the protein product MSDPAHNLFNTHRVLESEGLTCNYYSLPALAEANIGSIETLPVSLRILLESLLRNYDGHQITEEDIVNLASWDARSPKAAEIPFKPARVVAQDFTGVPLVVDIAAMRSAVAELGGDASMIEPLVPVDLVIDHSIQVDAYGSESAFQFNTQREFERNKERYEFLKWGQQAFEKFNIIPPSIGIVHQVNLEYLAKVVMTEDALAYPDTVVGTDSHTTMINGLGIVGWGVGGIEAEAAMLGQPVYILTPEVLGVHLKGELQEGVTATDLVLTVTQRLRAAAVVGKFVEFFGEGVEALSLPDRATISNMCPEYGATIGFFPPDAETMRYLRLTGRDETHVSTVEAYLKAQGIFGIPRLGEVEYSDVFEVDLSDIEPSIAGPKRPQDRIALSDVKQTFNELLTRPVADDGFGVTENTGGSNGITHGSVVISAITSCTNTSNPSVMIGAGLLAKKAIEKGLCVPDYVKTSLAPGSRVVTEYLQNTGLLPYLEALGYNVVGYGCTTCIGNSGPLNDVVQDAIDEGNLVTASVLSGNRNFEARVHPEIKANFLMSPPLVVAYGIAGRIDIDLATEPLGHNNAGEAVYLRDIWPTRQEIAEMIGAAVDRRTFKEMYEAIGNQAPEWEELAGATGVLYPWNERSTYVQHPPFFEGFAREPAPISDVVNARILGIFGDSVTTDHISPAGAIAAASPTGEYLQERGVEIRDFNTYGSRRGNDRVMSRGTFANRRVRNLMTPDIEGGFTVQYPEETQTTIYEAALHYQENSIPTVLFAGQDYGMGSSRDWAAKGPKLLGVKAVVVESYERIHRSNLIGMGIIPLQFKAGENVQTLNLDGSEVISITGFADDLQPGQMATMKIVRSNGETQTTELLVRIDSPVEVEYYKHGGILDYVIRNFLSA